One Phaseolus vulgaris cultivar G19833 chromosome 11, P. vulgaris v2.0, whole genome shotgun sequence genomic window carries:
- the LOC137819028 gene encoding epsin-3-like, protein MSTPLFHEFKKQASFYLKEKIKTARLALTDVTPAELMTEEATSGNPLDSRTLRSISRAAFELDDYWRIVEILHKRFLKFEKKNWRVSYNSLIVLEHLLTHGPESVAEEFKSDKNVISQMRSFQYIDDTGFNWGLTVRKKSERIVNLLEEVTVLKEERKQARRLSRGIEGFGSFSHRSTPAQGILREKSMPITLRRYDSDLNNHEDQENKSSCSNNGVDVDTVAVKSPGHQGGTFESLDSVEAKGYQNDLGNSQMLQKSEANAKENKDPSKEEFHLWNMKGESKSLLDSGEEDSRLGIIKTEDDHPFNSTELHGTASLLSAREGILQGC, encoded by the exons ATGAGCACGCCCTTGTTCCATGAATTCAAAAAGCAAGCTTCTTTCTACCTCAAGGAAAAAATCAAAACTGCTAGATTAGCTCTAACAGATGTCACCCCTGCAGAACT GATGACAGAAGAGGCAACTAGTGGAAATCCTCTAGATTCCAGAACTCTCCGATCAATTTCAAGGGCTGCTTTTGAGTTAGATGATTATTGGAGGATTGTGGAGATTCTGCATAAAAG GTTCCTGAAATTTGAAAAGAAGAATTGGAGGGTCTCTTACAATTCCCTGATCGTGCTTGAGCACCTGTTGACTCATGGACCAGAGAGTGTTGCAGAGGAATTTAAGAGTGACAAAAATGTTATCAGCCAGATGAGAAGTTTTCAGTATATTGATGACACTGG GTTTAATTGGGGGCTAACTGTCAGAAAGAAATCAGAGAGGATAGTGAATCTGCTGGAGGAAGTAACTGTTCTAAAGGAAGAGAGAAAACAAGCTAGAAGGTTATCTAGAGGAATTGAAGGTTTTGGAAGTTTTTCCCATCGGTCAACTCCAGCACAAGGAATTCTACGTGAGAAATCAATGCCAATCACACTCAGGAGATATGACTCGGACTTGAATAACCATGAAGATCAGGAAAACAAGTCCTCTTGTTCTAACAATGGTGTGGATGTGGACACAGTAGCTGTGAAATCTCCTGGCCATCAAGGTGGAACTTTCGAGTCCTTGGATAGTGTGGAAGCCAAGGGATACCAGAATGATCTAGGCAACAGTCAAATGCTTCAGAAATCTGAAGCAAATGCTAAAGAAAACAAGGACCCTAGTAAGGAGGAGTTCCATCTATGGAACATGAAAGGGGAGTCCAAATCCCTTTTGGATAGTGGCGAAGAAGATTCCAGGCTTGGAATCATCAAAACAGAAGATGATCACCCCTTTAATTCTACTGAATTGCATGGCACTGCCTCCTTGCTTTCTGCTAGAGAGGGAATACTACAAGGGTGTTGA
- the LOC137810992 gene encoding probable protein phosphatase 2C 4, which produces MGNGIGKLTVCFTGNNGGGRRKHDISILITEPLDEGLGHSFCYVRPDPTRISSSKVHSEETTTFRAISGASVSANTSTPLSTAFVDLYSYGCIDRAAAFESSTLFASLPLQPIPRNLLNSGPFSGNLGGGGFPSSGPLERGFMSGPIERGFMSGPIDRGLFSGPMEREGNGSDHFPRSFSHGGLGLGLGLGLRVRTRKGRWIRVLRRAISKTLSRGQNSIVAPIKGVVVKEPEWMVAAAEKHNENLSVNLSSEGSLEDDDSMESQNLQWAQGKAGEDRVHVVVSEEHGWVFVGIYDGFNGPDAPDYLLSNLYTAVHKELKGLLWDDGSAPENSMPKEDVLRGVTNVAGVKDVDACFHCVEQENNDCYKSTNKKVRNSRNKYKGAANKWEENQRRWKCEWDRERLELDRRLKEQLNLSRSGSGGAVSSINHADVLEALSRALRKTEESYLDVADKMVMENPELALMGSCVLVMLMKGEDVYVMNVGDSRAVLAQKAEPDYWLGKIKQDLERINEETMNDLESWDVDISNLVQNLSAIQLTKDHSTSVEEEIQRIKKEHPDDPCAVVNDRVKGSLKVTRAFGAGFLKQPKWNNALLEMFRIDYVGNSPYISCLPYLKHHRLGPKDKFLILCSDGLYQYLSNEEAVAEVEHFITLQPEGDPAQHLVEEVLFRAAKKAGLVFHELLEIPQGDRRRYHDDVSIIVISLEGRIWRSCV; this is translated from the exons ATGGGAAACGGCATAGGGAAGTTGACGGTGTGCTTCACCGGAAATAACGGTGGGGGTCGTCGGAAGCACGATATATCCATTTTAATAACAGAGCCTCTGGACGAGGGTTTGGGTCACTCGTTCTGCTACGTTAGACCGGACCCGACCCGGATATCGTCATCGAAGGTGCACTCGGAGGAAACGACGACGTTCAGAGCAATCTCGGGGGCGTCGGTGAGCGCGAACACATCGACGCCGTTATCGACGGCTTTCGTGGACTTGTACTCCTACGGTTGCATCGACCGAGCGGCGGCGTTCGAGAGTTCAACGTTGTTCGCGTCGCTTCCACTGCAACCGATTCCGCGGAACCTGCTGAACTCAGGGCCCTTCTCGGGGAACCTGGGCGGTGGTGGGTTTCCGAGCTCAGGCCCGCTGGAGAGGGGTTTCATGTCGGGGCCCATCGAGCGCGGGTTCATGTCGGGGCCCATCGATCGTGGGCTTTTTTCGGGGCCGATGGAGCGGGAGGGAAACGGATCGGATCATTTCCCGAGAAGCTTCTCGCACGGAGGGTTGGGTTTAGGTTTGGGATTAGGTTTGAGAGTGAGAACGAGGAAGGGTCGGTGGATTCGTGTTTTGCGGAGGGCGATTTCGAAGACTCTCTCTCGGGGGCAGAACTCGATTGTGGCTCCGATCAAAGGGGTAGTGGTAAAGGAGCCGGAGTGGATGGTGGCGGCGGCGGAGAAGCACAATGAGAATCTGAGCGTGAATTTGAGTAGTGAGGGGAGCTTGGAGGACGATGATTCTATGGAGAGTCAGAATCTTCAATGGGCTCAGGGGAAAGCAGGGGAAGATCGTGTCCATGTTGTTGTGTCTGAGGAACACGGTTGGGTTTTCGTGGGGATCTATGACGGTTTCAATGGACCCGATGCCCCTGATTACCTTCTCTCGAATCTCTACACCGCGGTGCACAAGGAGCTGAAAGGGTTGCTGTGGGATGATGGGTCTGCACCGGAAAATTCGATGCCTAAAGAGGACGTATTGCGAGGTGTCACAAACGTTGCAGGTGTTAAAGATGTAGATGCCTGTTTTCACTGTGTTGAGCAAGAAAATAACGACTGTTATAAGAGTACTAATAAGAAAGTTAGGAATTCGAGGAACAAGTACAAAGGTGCTGCGAATAAGTGGGAGGAGAATCAACGGAGGTGGAAGTGTGAGTGGGACAGGGAGAGGTTAGAGCTTGATCGGAGATTGAAGGAGCAACTGAATTTAAGCCGATCTGGGTCTGGTGGAGCAGTAAGTTCGATTAATCACGCGGATGTTTTGGAAGCTCTTTCTCGGGCTCTGAGGAAGACTGAGGAGTCTTACCTTGATGTTGCGGATAAGATGGTGATGGAGAATCCTGAACTTGCCTTGATGGGTTCTTGTGTTCTTGTAATGTTGATGAAGGGGGAGGATGTTTACGTGATGAATGTGGGGGATAGTCGCGCTGTGCTGGCTCAGAAGGCTGAGCCTGATTATTGGCTCGGCAAGATCAAGCAGGACTTGGAGAGGATCAATGAGGAAACCATGAATGATCTTGAATCTTGGGATGTTGATATCTCCAACTTGGTTCAAAATCTTAGTGCGATTCAGCTTACTAAAGATCATAGTACTAGTGTTGAAGAA GAAATCCAGAGAATTAAAAAGGAGCACCCGGATGATCCTTGTGCTGTTGTAAATGACCGTGTCAAGGGTTCTCTCAAGGTTACCCGAGCATTTGGTGCCGGATTTCTCAAACAG CCCAAGTGGAACAACGCACTTCTGGAGATGTTTAGAATAGACTACGTAGGAAACTCTCCTTACATCAGCTGCCTACCATATCTAAAACACCACAGATTAGGTCCAAAGGACAAATTTTTGATTCTATGCTCCGATGGGCTCTATCAGTACTTGTCAAACGAAGAGGCAGTGGCTGAAGTTGAGCATTTCATCACATTACAACCTGAGGGAGACCCGGCTCAGCATTTGGTTGAAGAAGTGTTATTTCGTGCTGCAAAGAAAGCTG GGTTGGTGTTTCACGAGTTGCTCGAAATTCCACAGGGTGATAGGCGCCGTTACCATGATGATGTTTCCATCATTGTTATTTCTTTGGAGGGAAGGATATGGAGATCATGTGTATAA